A region from the Desulfosoma sp. genome encodes:
- a CDS encoding acetate--CoA ligase family protein, producing MERFFNARSVAVIGVSSSPTNLGRAIVFNLLEFQYQGLIYLVGPKGGVFAGHKIYRSVAELPEPVDLAAVLVPARAVPEVVRQCGEKGISRIIVESAGFRELGEDRLDLEKEIREALSRYGMRMIGPNCIGIIHRQTGLAVPFMPMRAEAPLGRVSILSQSGGVGATMINHCAAEGIGFSKFASIGNKLDVNENDLIRYYTKDPHTDVIFGYLEGIAQGRELMEIAARAGKPIVIHKSNRGGAGAVIARSHSASLSTDDAVTDAAFRQCGILRVADQNEGLTAIKGFLLPKMRGRRLAVISRSGGHAVMAADAADEFGFELPPFPDDLVKMAESHARAGVIQFHNPMDLGDVFELELYEKLALETLNRSDIDGLLFIHNYQGIFDAEGSRRLVASLGRLMRDTGKPIAVCVFTMHKELEHNRKTAGYPIFTDPRDAVRALAWNRDFSVRSQEVFSTQRPTDIDMESAQRLLNSGADGLMAPDLLASALACYGIPTVPWAMADSADKAVKEATRLGFPVVMKTASLNVVHKTDVGAVRLHLKDEADVRDAYAHLARFGAHVMVQKTAEPGMEWIVGGRQDEHFGPVILVGLGGIYVEVLKETALGIGPLTKAYARALVRQCRGAALLDGVRGQKPLDENALVDVLVRVSWFLYDFPRVRELDLNPVRVHEVGCAVLDWRAVMSTT from the coding sequence ATGGAGAGGTTTTTCAATGCAAGGAGTGTCGCCGTCATCGGAGTATCCAGTTCACCGACGAATTTAGGGCGTGCCATTGTTTTCAATCTCTTGGAATTTCAATACCAGGGACTCATTTATCTGGTAGGCCCCAAAGGCGGTGTTTTTGCGGGCCACAAGATTTATCGGTCGGTGGCGGAACTTCCGGAACCTGTCGATTTGGCCGCCGTCCTGGTGCCTGCTCGAGCGGTTCCGGAAGTGGTGCGTCAATGTGGGGAAAAAGGTATTTCAAGAATCATCGTGGAATCTGCAGGGTTTCGCGAGCTGGGGGAGGATCGGCTGGATCTGGAAAAAGAGATTCGGGAGGCTCTTTCACGCTACGGCATGCGGATGATCGGGCCGAACTGCATCGGTATCATTCATCGACAGACCGGGTTGGCGGTGCCTTTTATGCCCATGAGGGCGGAAGCGCCTTTGGGGCGTGTGTCTATCCTTTCGCAAAGCGGCGGTGTGGGAGCCACCATGATCAACCACTGCGCCGCAGAAGGCATTGGTTTTTCCAAGTTTGCGAGCATCGGCAACAAGCTGGATGTCAACGAAAACGATCTCATTAGGTATTACACAAAGGACCCGCACACCGATGTCATCTTCGGCTATCTTGAAGGCATTGCCCAGGGCAGGGAACTCATGGAAATTGCGGCACGGGCCGGCAAGCCTATTGTCATCCATAAATCCAACCGCGGAGGTGCCGGAGCCGTCATTGCACGATCTCATTCCGCATCTCTTTCCACAGATGATGCCGTAACCGATGCCGCCTTTCGTCAATGCGGTATTCTTCGTGTAGCCGATCAAAACGAAGGTCTGACGGCCATCAAGGGCTTTTTGTTACCCAAGATGCGTGGGCGAAGATTGGCGGTGATTTCCCGTTCCGGGGGGCATGCGGTCATGGCGGCCGACGCGGCGGACGAGTTCGGTTTTGAACTGCCGCCGTTTCCTGACGACCTTGTGAAAATGGCTGAAAGTCATGCGCGGGCTGGCGTTATTCAATTCCACAACCCCATGGACTTGGGAGATGTATTTGAGCTAGAGCTTTATGAAAAGCTTGCCCTGGAGACTTTAAATCGTTCCGATATCGACGGCCTTCTTTTCATTCACAATTACCAAGGTATCTTTGATGCGGAAGGATCCCGTCGGCTTGTGGCCAGCCTGGGGCGCCTGATGCGCGACACGGGGAAACCCATTGCCGTGTGCGTTTTTACCATGCATAAGGAACTGGAACACAACCGTAAAACGGCCGGGTATCCTATTTTTACCGATCCTAGAGATGCCGTGCGGGCTTTGGCCTGGAACCGAGATTTTTCCGTCCGCTCCCAGGAGGTCTTTTCAACGCAACGACCCACAGACATCGACATGGAAAGCGCTCAGCGTCTTTTGAACTCCGGCGCCGACGGCCTCATGGCTCCCGACCTCTTAGCGTCGGCTCTAGCCTGTTACGGCATACCTACGGTGCCTTGGGCCATGGCGGACAGCGCCGATAAAGCCGTGAAGGAGGCGACTCGATTGGGTTTTCCCGTCGTCATGAAAACGGCGTCTTTGAACGTGGTGCATAAGACCGACGTGGGTGCCGTGCGTTTGCACCTGAAGGATGAAGCCGACGTTCGTGATGCCTACGCCCATCTTGCCCGTTTCGGCGCTCACGTGATGGTGCAAAAAACGGCCGAACCTGGGATGGAATGGATCGTTGGAGGCCGCCAGGATGAACATTTTGGTCCCGTGATTCTGGTGGGGCTCGGCGGCATTTATGTGGAAGTGCTCAAGGAAACGGCGCTGGGCATCGGTCCTTTGACCAAAGCCTATGCGCGGGCTTTGGTGCGTCAATGTCGTGGAGCGGCGCTCCTCGATGGGGTGCGAGGCCAAAAACCTCTGGATGAAAATGCTCTCGTGGATGTGCTGGTACGTGTGTCTTGGTTTCTGTATGATTTTCCTCGAGTCCGTGAGTTAGACTTAAATCCCGTACGTGTTCATGAAGTGGGGTGTGCGGTTCTGGATTGGCGTGCTGTCATGTCCACGACCTGA
- the fabD gene encoding ACP S-malonyltransferase: MKKWVFLFPGQGSQYVGMGKDFYENYSEVRELFDQAEAILGMDIKKLCFEGPEDVLTQTQNVQPAITVVNLACLAVLAHHEIFPAATAGHSLGEYSALYAAGVLSLKDTLNLVRWRGQYMHEASLETPGAMAAVMDMPEGKLQEICRLYDVEIANVNCPDQLIITGPVDAVDKALEASAAEGAKKCVKLNVSGPWHSRCMESARQKFEPHVRATSFAPPRIPVVNNIDAMPLQTSDEAPEKLVRQLCGAVLWKQSIEWFLSNGYDHFVEVGPKKVLRGLVRRIDRNVVIHNVEDSASLATFLRANGT, from the coding sequence ATGAAAAAATGGGTTTTCTTGTTTCCCGGTCAAGGATCGCAGTATGTGGGCATGGGGAAAGATTTCTACGAAAACTATTCCGAGGTGCGAGAACTCTTTGACCAGGCCGAAGCGATTCTCGGCATGGACATCAAGAAGTTGTGCTTCGAAGGTCCTGAGGACGTTCTCACCCAAACTCAAAACGTGCAACCGGCTATCACGGTGGTTAATTTGGCGTGTCTTGCCGTGCTTGCTCACCACGAAATTTTTCCTGCGGCCACAGCAGGTCATAGCCTAGGAGAATACAGCGCTCTTTATGCTGCCGGCGTCTTGTCGCTCAAAGATACCTTGAACCTGGTGCGATGGCGTGGCCAATACATGCACGAAGCTTCGCTTGAAACTCCGGGAGCCATGGCGGCTGTTATGGATATGCCGGAAGGGAAGCTTCAAGAGATCTGTCGTCTGTACGATGTGGAAATTGCCAATGTCAATTGCCCGGACCAACTTATTATCACAGGTCCCGTGGACGCCGTGGATAAGGCTCTGGAAGCCAGTGCCGCGGAAGGTGCCAAGAAATGCGTCAAGCTCAATGTGAGCGGTCCTTGGCATAGTCGGTGCATGGAATCAGCTCGTCAAAAGTTCGAACCCCATGTGCGTGCTACCTCCTTTGCGCCTCCCAGGATTCCCGTGGTGAACAACATCGATGCCATGCCGCTGCAGACATCCGACGAAGCCCCGGAAAAGCTCGTAAGACAACTCTGCGGCGCCGTTTTATGGAAGCAATCCATTGAGTGGTTTTTGAGCAACGGCTACGATCATTTTGTGGAAGTGGGACCGAAAAAGGTTTTACGAGGGCTTGTGCGCCGCATCGACCGTAACGTGGTCATTCATAACGTGGAAGATTCCGCCTCATTGGCTACTTTTCTTCGAGCCAACGGAACCTGA
- a CDS encoding sugar phosphate isomerase/epimerase, whose product MKFAYSTLSFRLKNLKESVDAIAKAGFRRVELLADRPQLFPEDFGAAQMSALQQCLAEKNVKLVNLNASRVTALGDGAHPGWLEEDWKERELRIRYTLDCLRVAAALGVGTVSTNGGGPIPESMNKMEAWRLFVANMHRVTPLAKKLNVRLCVQPDPDQLIRTADQVLELMDEVGEPLALAVDYDPVHALVVGEDPCETFQKLKNFVAFVRLSDMQCPDAHRHVQLGEGQFPLLPFLRCLEECQYQGDVIISVRCEDRSPEEVVTASRDYLMRNGYAFDQGS is encoded by the coding sequence ATGAAATTTGCCTACAGTACGCTTTCCTTTCGATTGAAAAACCTTAAAGAATCCGTAGATGCAATAGCCAAAGCGGGTTTTCGTCGGGTGGAGCTTTTGGCCGACCGACCGCAACTGTTTCCCGAGGATTTCGGAGCGGCCCAAATGTCGGCGCTGCAACAATGCTTGGCGGAGAAAAACGTCAAGCTGGTCAACCTCAACGCTTCTCGAGTAACCGCCCTAGGGGATGGAGCCCATCCAGGTTGGCTTGAGGAAGACTGGAAGGAACGAGAATTGCGCATTCGTTACACCTTGGATTGTTTGCGAGTGGCGGCCGCTTTAGGTGTCGGTACGGTATCCACCAACGGGGGCGGGCCCATACCGGAATCCATGAATAAAATGGAAGCCTGGCGCCTTTTTGTGGCCAACATGCATCGAGTCACCCCCTTGGCTAAAAAGCTCAACGTGCGTTTGTGCGTTCAGCCTGACCCGGATCAACTCATTCGCACGGCCGATCAGGTTCTGGAACTCATGGACGAGGTTGGAGAGCCGTTGGCATTGGCTGTGGATTATGATCCTGTGCATGCTCTGGTGGTCGGAGAAGATCCCTGCGAGACCTTTCAAAAGCTTAAAAACTTTGTGGCCTTTGTGCGCCTTTCGGATATGCAGTGTCCGGATGCCCATCGCCATGTGCAGCTCGGCGAAGGCCAGTTTCCCTTGCTGCCTTTTCTGAGATGTCTTGAAGAATGCCAATATCAAGGGGACGTGATCATTTCCGTGCGCTGCGAGGATCGGTCCCCGGAAGAAGTGGTGACGGCAAGCCGAGATTATCTCATGCGAAACGGCTATGCCTTTGATCAAGGTTCTTAA
- the aroB gene encoding 3-dehydroquinate synthase yields MTETEEALQPFHVTFKLHGARSLSLWLQQHFPQRRPYLFIDRNVASLWGEALGADNFAEAWIPWDAREDRKRLATVEDLARTALARGADRESVFVALGGGVTGDVIGFLASIFMRGVPVAQVPTTLLAQVDSCLGGKTGVDLDEGKNLLGTFHQPQGILVDSAFLETLPEEEWRNGMAEVIKYALLEDSGLLETLESFAQTESAQGVSYPLPQQMTQYLVFQSLNIKARYVSADERDFGLRQFLNLGHTTGHGLEALSGYTLPHGSAVALGMKVAVQLGILMGVTNPNLAQRLNRILKAYQLPLTTPLAQDPEALLHHIRHDKKKGAAGLAWIVPRDVGRVERHTNVSETTLREALRVIQEPET; encoded by the coding sequence GTGACCGAAACAGAGGAGGCTCTTCAGCCGTTTCATGTAACCTTTAAGCTCCACGGCGCTCGTTCTCTTAGTTTATGGCTTCAACAGCACTTTCCTCAAAGACGCCCCTATCTTTTCATTGACCGGAACGTGGCTTCTTTGTGGGGAGAAGCTCTGGGTGCCGATAACTTCGCCGAAGCCTGGATTCCGTGGGATGCTCGAGAAGACAGGAAACGCCTTGCTACCGTAGAGGATCTGGCCCGAACGGCCTTGGCTCGAGGAGCTGACCGTGAAAGCGTTTTTGTCGCTCTTGGAGGCGGCGTAACGGGGGATGTGATCGGTTTCCTGGCATCCATCTTTATGCGAGGTGTTCCTGTGGCGCAGGTGCCCACGACGCTGCTGGCTCAAGTGGACAGCTGCCTGGGGGGCAAAACCGGCGTAGATCTTGACGAAGGAAAAAATCTTCTGGGCACTTTTCATCAGCCTCAGGGCATTTTGGTGGATTCGGCTTTTCTCGAAACCCTGCCCGAGGAAGAATGGCGAAACGGGATGGCGGAAGTTATCAAATACGCTCTTTTGGAAGACAGCGGGCTTCTGGAGACTTTGGAATCCTTTGCCCAGACAGAAAGCGCTCAAGGCGTTTCCTATCCTCTGCCCCAACAGATGACACAATATCTCGTGTTTCAAAGCCTGAACATCAAGGCGCGTTATGTTTCGGCTGATGAAAGAGACTTCGGGTTGCGCCAGTTCCTGAACCTGGGACACACCACAGGGCATGGCTTGGAAGCTTTGAGCGGCTACACGCTGCCACACGGGTCTGCGGTGGCTCTGGGAATGAAGGTGGCGGTTCAGTTGGGCATCCTTATGGGGGTGACGAACCCGAATCTGGCCCAACGTCTGAATCGAATCCTCAAGGCGTACCAACTGCCGTTGACAACACCCCTCGCTCAAGACCCCGAGGCGCTTCTGCACCACATCCGTCATGACAAGAAAAAGGGTGCCGCCGGGCTTGCCTGGATCGTGCCTCGAGATGTGGGCCGTGTGGAACGACACACGAATGTTTCGGAAACAACCCTTCGCGAGGCACTCCGTGTGATCCAAGAGCCCGAGACTTAG
- a CDS encoding prephenate dehydrogenase/arogenate dehydrogenase family protein, whose translation MTENPSDFKGWPKLPHIGIIGGLGAMGRLFHRFFTNLGASVSISDVGTDLSNEDVIARSHVVLVSVPLHKASNILSNLAPHFQEGQLVLDICSLKVPPKKAMQGCSAWYVGLHPMYGPYVSDFVGQTMIVCPDRVTREPWNWLMGVLEHAGLKIHVCSAEDHDRMMTVIQLIPHMTTVVLGHCLREMGIDPVESLRFTSPIYRLELDLIGRLFAQDPALYAAIAMENPYKNEALNVLRQVFFETMDDVENDRWHAFLQAFEQTRAHFGEFCAQALHETNRLLTWHHNANNHGTQEVLFTHQSESHTAPDGKGSAAREVLHGEKVYA comes from the coding sequence ATGACGGAAAATCCCTCGGACTTTAAAGGCTGGCCGAAACTTCCCCACATCGGCATCATCGGGGGACTGGGTGCCATGGGTAGGCTTTTTCACCGCTTTTTTACAAACCTTGGCGCGTCGGTCTCCATTTCCGATGTGGGGACCGATCTGAGCAATGAAGACGTCATTGCAAGATCCCACGTGGTCCTTGTAAGCGTCCCTCTGCACAAGGCTTCAAACATTCTGAGCAACCTGGCCCCACACTTTCAGGAAGGACAGCTGGTCCTGGACATCTGTTCCCTCAAGGTGCCACCCAAAAAAGCCATGCAGGGGTGCAGCGCATGGTACGTGGGGCTGCATCCCATGTACGGTCCGTATGTTTCGGACTTTGTAGGCCAAACCATGATCGTGTGTCCGGACCGCGTGACCAGGGAACCATGGAACTGGCTTATGGGCGTCCTCGAGCATGCAGGACTTAAAATACACGTCTGTTCAGCCGAAGACCATGACCGCATGATGACCGTGATCCAGCTTATTCCTCACATGACCACGGTCGTGCTGGGGCACTGTCTAAGAGAAATGGGTATCGACCCCGTTGAAAGCCTTCGCTTCACCAGCCCCATTTATCGTCTGGAACTGGACCTTATCGGCCGACTCTTTGCCCAAGACCCGGCCCTTTATGCCGCCATCGCCATGGAAAACCCGTATAAGAACGAGGCCCTGAATGTTCTGCGCCAGGTGTTTTTTGAAACCATGGACGATGTGGAAAACGATCGCTGGCATGCCTTTTTGCAAGCCTTTGAGCAGACTCGAGCCCATTTCGGAGAGTTTTGTGCACAAGCCTTGCACGAAACCAACCGATTGCTGACCTGGCACCACAATGCCAACAATCATGGAACTCAAGAGGTCTTGTTCACCCATCAGTCCGAAAGCCACACTGCGCCTGATGGGAAGGGCTCTGCGGCGCGTGAGGTTTTACACGGAGAGAAGGTCTATGCCTGA